From a single Syngnathus scovelli strain Florida chromosome 2, RoL_Ssco_1.2, whole genome shotgun sequence genomic region:
- the n6amt1 gene encoding methyltransferase N6AMT1: MTGEGMSANYPTPLYDHAARGEFSEVYEPSEDSFLLIDALEKDAEELKRMSGPCMCVEVGSGSGVVSAFLASLLGPSAIYFCTDVNRAAALCTAKTASRNAVSLEPIVTDLVESILPRLSGQVDVLLFNPPYVVTPSSEVGSTGIEAAWAGGRRGREVTDRFLPIVSQLLSSRGLFYLVTIAENDPEEIIQILSRHGLRGEPHLSTRAGNERLAVLRFQRCKHT, encoded by the exons ATGACTGGAGAAGGGATGTCGGCTAACTACCCCACGCCGCTGTACGATCACGCCGCGCGGGGAGAATTCAGCGAAGTTTACGAGCCGTCGGAGGATTCCTTCCTTCTCATTGATGCCCTGGAAAAGGATGCTGAAGAACTTAAGCGCATGAG tgggCCTTGCATGTGCGTGGAGGTGGGCAGCGGCTCCGGAGTGGTGTCTGCGTTTCTCGCGTCCCTGCTTGGACCCTCAGCCATATATTT TTGCACGGACGTGAATCGTGCCGCAGCGCTATGCACCGCCAAGACGGCATCACGCAACGCCGTGTCGCTTGAGCCCATCGTCACCGACCTG GTGGAAAGTATCCTGCCCCGCTTGAGCGGACAAGTGGATGTGCTCCTGTTCAACCCGCCATATGTGGTCACACCGTccagtgag GTGGGCAGCACGGGCATCGAGGCGGCTTGGGCCGGCGGAAGGCGAGGTCGTGAGGTCACGGATAGATTTCTACCAATCGTATCGCAGTTGCTGTCCAGTCGAGGGCTGTTCTACTTGGTCACCATCGCTGAGAATGATCCAG AGGAGATCATCCAGATCCTGAGCAGACACGGCCTACGGGGAGAGCCACACCTGTCGACCAGAGCCGGGAACGAGCGGCTCGCAGTGCTGCGCTTTCAGAGGTGCAAACATACGTGA